A genomic window from Elaeis guineensis isolate ETL-2024a chromosome 3, EG11, whole genome shotgun sequence includes:
- the LOC105042433 gene encoding ubiquitin carboxyl-terminal hydrolase 8 isoform X4 — MDGEEAPNTEQRQDERVYLVPYRWWREAQGQEREREPGGGIPYTASPAPSSYGGPMKIINTIFNSDLVFTLQRSTTTCSCTISDDQRQRQQQHDDAEQGCCSAGSSYALLPADMWRRALRRRNGGAGLRKGSDGNWSFEEDAPVDVYPLKLRISVIRDTCIMTVKITKKDNANENYKKACKIFTVDSEMVCVWDFSGQTNLIIMNEWNRMSQDGQCQADNEIFLEIQVYDLAEFRTFKNEGKKGDLAPQQSRTTRSSCSSSPVSNGSLEHKDSDFCFSGKCTGVGSLGLTGLENLGNTCFMNSAVQCLAHTPKLVEYFIGDYTREINHHNPLGMNGEIALAFGGLLRKLWAPEKTSVSPHVFKGKLACFAPQFSGFSQHDSQELLAFLLDGLHEDLNRVKCKPYKEAKDACGRPDEEVADEYWENHLARNDSVIVDICQGQYRSRLVCPVCNKVSVTFDPFMHLSLPLPSTKMRTMTVTVFSTDGSSVPSSYTVNVPKYGKSKDLIHALSIACSLRDDESLLVAEVYSNRIIRYLEDPLDSLSLIRDGDRLAAYRLVKDCENFPLVVFTHQSLKELCMSRQYLHSITSPRWKTFGVPLIASTSSIISGSTIRDLYLKLLQPFLESKVAVLDVDQDDGKSSSSSEVTEMDMGSHMADFEATADTAEEKDFMDEFQFYLTDEKCQVMNSKIEMSESILLTGLQKQLHVLVCWQDKAMGRYNISLLNFLPEIHKSELFAERPQESVSLYACLEAFLKEEPLGPDDMCLSVRLEESRRVRQVFILISLTTLLQSNRRMN, encoded by the exons ATGGTGGAGGGAGGCGCAGGGGCAGGAGCGGGAGCGGGAGCCGGGAGGCGGGATCCCGTACACGGCATCCCCCGCCCCCTCCTCCTACGGCGGCCCCATgaagatcatcaacaccatcttcaACTCCGATCTCGTCTTCACCCTCCAGCGCTCCACCACCACCTGCAGCTGCACCATCTCCGACGACCAGCGCCAGCGGCAGCAGCAGCATGACGATGCGGAGCAGGGCTGCTGCTCCGCCGGGAGCAGCTACGCTCTCCTTCCCGCCGATATGTGGCGCCGAGCGCTCAGGCG GCGCAATGGTGGTGCTGGTCTGAGAAAAGGGAGTGATGGGAACTGGTCCTTCGAAGAAGATGCCCCAGTTGATGTTTATCCTTTGAAGCTTAGGATCTCTGTTATTCGGGACACATGTATAATGACTGTAAAGATCACCAAAAAG GACAATGCAAATGAAAATTACAAAAAAGCATGCAAGATCTTCACTGTTGATTCCGAAATG GTCTGTGTCTGGGACTTCTCTGGGCAAACAAATCTTATAATTATGAACGAATGGAATAGAATGTCTCAAGATGGTCAATGTCAGGCAGATAATGAG ATTTTTCTGGAGATTCAAGTGTATGACTTGGCAGAATTTAGGACCTTTAAAAATGAAGGCAAGAAAGGTGACTTGGCGCCGCAGCAATCTAGGACAACAAGGTCCTCTTGTAGTTCTTCACCTGTGAGCAATGGCAGCTTAGAACATAAGGACTCTGATTTTTGTTTTAGTGGAAAATGTACAGGAGTTGGTTCTCTAGGGTTAACAGGACTGGAGAATCTTGGAAATACATGCTTTATGAACAGTGCAGTCCAGTGCTTGGCTCACACACCAAAGCTCGTTGAATATTTTATTGGAGATTACACTAGAGAAATAAATCATCACAACCCACTGGGAATGAAT GGTGAGATTGCTTTAGCATTTGGAGGACTTTTAAGGAAGCTATGGGCTCCAGAAAAAACATCAGTGAGCCCACATGTTTTTAAAGGAAAGCTTGCTTGTTTTGCTCCCCAGTTTAGTGGGTTCAGCCAACATGATTCTCAA GAACTTCTTGCTTTTCTGTTAGATGGGCTTCATGAAGATCTGAATCGTGTCAAATGCAAGCCATACAAAGAAGCTAAGGATGCATGTGGCCGTCCAGATGAAGAAGTAGCAGATGAGTACTGGGAAAATCATTTGGCTCGAAATGACTCTGTTATAGTGGATATTTGCCAA GGTCAATACAGGTCAAGATTAGTATGTCCTGTCTGCAACAAGGTGTCTGTTACCTTTGACCCATTTATGCATTTATCTCTCCCCCTTCCATCAACAAAAATGCGGACAATGACTGTTACAGTCTTTAGCACTGACGGTAGTTCAGTGCCATCTTCATATACTGTGAATGTGCCCAAGTATGGAAAAAGCAAGGATCTTATTCATGCTTTAAGTATTGCCTGTTCATTGAGGGATGATGAGAGCCTATTGGTTGCTGAG GTATACTCTAACCGCATTATTCGTTACCTTGAGGATCCTTTGGATTCACTGTCATTGATTAGAGATGGAGATCGGCTTGCAGCATATAGGCTAGTCAAAGATTGTGAAAACTTTCCCTTGGTGGTGTTTACACACCAGTCCTTGAAAGA ACTATGTATGTCCAGGCAGTACCTTCATAGTATAACAAGTCCACGTTGGAAAACATTTGGTGTCCCTCTTATAGCAAGCACATCAAGCATTATCAGTGGGTCAACAATTCGCGACCTGTACTTGAAGTTGCTCCAACCTTTTCTGGAATCAAAAGTTGCTGTCTTAGATGTTGATCAAGATGATGGCAAAAGTAGTTCCTCTAGTGAAGTTACCGAGATGGACATGGGCTCCCACATGGCAGATTTTGAAGCCACAGCTGACACTGCAGAGGAAAAAGATTTCATGGATGAATTTCAGTTTTACCTCACAGATGAAAAGTGCCAAGTGATGAATTCCAAGATAGAAATGAGTGAATCAATTTTACTAACAGGGTTGCAGAAGCAATTGCATGTGCTTGTCTGTTGGCAAGACAAAGCAATGGGACGGTATAATATTTCCCTTCTCAATTTCTTACCTGAGATACACAAGTCTGAACTCTTTGCGGAAAGACCTCAAGAATCTGTTTCTCTATATGCATGCCTTGAAGCATTTTTGAAGGAGGAACCACTAGGACCGGATGACATGTG